Proteins encoded together in one Telopea speciosissima isolate NSW1024214 ecotype Mountain lineage chromosome 6, Tspe_v1, whole genome shotgun sequence window:
- the LOC122663624 gene encoding E3 ubiquitin-protein ligase ATL4-like isoform X2, which produces MRRKLDLLPQPPPPPVSAAIGGGIGETNGVGSSSMTSSPTKGNLNPSLLIISLILMAVFFFSVLLHLLLRYLSRSSSTTTTVSSGDHNVASADHSHHAPRISSRRVSPEYQSLIDSLPLFSFDSVTGLKSSSTVDCAVCLSKLEPHDKLRLLPLCCHAFHAQCIDTWLASSHTCPLCRSTICVNESEELAKLSSLSASGGDSFRLEIGSISRRNSAAADSGSVPNSRRSYSIGSFEYVVEDDSEVMVAGSIHRQGGSDNNLGRKDINGVASPAAVNVAGPEPPGDHVAAEVASGGRSWLKDYVDRLASSASTSFSSRTQSFRYSGRIFTGSSRRSGDNAVAGFGEVGSWDLEGNWVSEEMGGFFRWLSGV; this is translated from the exons atgagaagaaagcTGGATCTCTTACCTcagccgccgccgccgccaGTGTCAGCGGCGATTGGAGGTGGAATTGGAGAGACTAATGGTGTTGGTAGTTCTTCTATGACGTCGTCGCCGACGAAAGGGAATCTGAACCCTAGCCTTCTCATCATCTCTCTCATACTCATGGCAGTGTTTTTTTTCTCCGTCTtactccacctcctcctccgcTACCTCAGCCGttcttcctccaccaccaccaccgtatCATCCGGCGATCACAACGTGGCCTCTGCAGATCACTCGCATCACGCTCCCCGCATCTCCAGCCGCCGCGTGTCTCCTGAATATCAATCCTTGATTGATTCACTCCCACTTTTCTCTTTCGATTCAGTCACTGGTCTGAAAAGCTCATCTACTGTTGATTGTGCTGTTTGTTTATCCAAACTCGAACCTCACGATAAGCTCCGTTTGCTTCCACTCTGCTGTCACGCCTTCCACGCTCAGTGCATCGACACGTGGCTTGCTTCTAGCCACACTTGTCCTCTCTGCCGATCAACAATCTGCGTGAACGAATCCGAGGAACTGGCAAAGCTCTCGTCTCTGTCTGCTTCCGGCGGAGATAGTTTCCGATTAGAGATTGGAAGTATCAGTCGCCGGAATAGTGCCGCCGCAGATTCTGGTAGTGTACCTAACTCTCGTAGGTCTTATTCTATTGGATCATTTGAGTACGTGGTGGAAGACGATTCTGAAGTGATGGTGGCGGGGTCCATTCACAGGCAAGGAGGTTCTGACAATAATCTTGGGCGGAAGGATATAAACGGTGTGGCTTCTCCGGCTGCGGTGAATGTGGCTGGGCCGGAGCCTCCAGGAGATCATGTAGCGGCGGAGGTTGCTAGTGGTGGGAGGTCGTGGTTGAAGGATTATGTGGATAGGTTGGCTTCATCGGCTTCGACGTCGTTTTCATCTCGGACTCAATCGTTTCGATATTCAGGTAGGATTTTCACCGGCAGTAGTCGCCGG AGCGGTGATAATGCCGTTGCCGGTTTTGGGGAAGTCGGGAGTTGGGATTTGGAGGGAAATTGGGTGAGCGAAGAAATGGGGGGCTTCTTTCGGTGGCTGTCAGGGGTATGA
- the LOC122663624 gene encoding E3 ubiquitin-protein ligase ATL4-like isoform X1, with protein sequence MRRKLDLLPQPPPPPVSAAIGGGIGETNGVGSSSMTSSPTKGNLNPSLLIISLILMAVFFFSVLLHLLLRYLSRSSSTTTTVSSGDHNVASADHSHHAPRISSRRVSPEYQSLIDSLPLFSFDSVTGLKSSSTVDCAVCLSKLEPHDKLRLLPLCCHAFHAQCIDTWLASSHTCPLCRSTICVNESEELAKLSSLSASGGDSFRLEIGSISRRNSAAADSGSVPNSRRSYSIGSFEYVVEDDSEVMVAGSIHRQGGSDNNLGRKDINGVASPAAVNVAGPEPPGDHVAAEVASGGRSWLKDYVDRLASSASTSFSSRTQSFRYSGRIFTGSSRRSDLYTGSGRRSGDNAVAGFGEVGSWDLEGNWVSEEMGGFFRWLSGV encoded by the coding sequence atgagaagaaagcTGGATCTCTTACCTcagccgccgccgccgccaGTGTCAGCGGCGATTGGAGGTGGAATTGGAGAGACTAATGGTGTTGGTAGTTCTTCTATGACGTCGTCGCCGACGAAAGGGAATCTGAACCCTAGCCTTCTCATCATCTCTCTCATACTCATGGCAGTGTTTTTTTTCTCCGTCTtactccacctcctcctccgcTACCTCAGCCGttcttcctccaccaccaccaccgtatCATCCGGCGATCACAACGTGGCCTCTGCAGATCACTCGCATCACGCTCCCCGCATCTCCAGCCGCCGCGTGTCTCCTGAATATCAATCCTTGATTGATTCACTCCCACTTTTCTCTTTCGATTCAGTCACTGGTCTGAAAAGCTCATCTACTGTTGATTGTGCTGTTTGTTTATCCAAACTCGAACCTCACGATAAGCTCCGTTTGCTTCCACTCTGCTGTCACGCCTTCCACGCTCAGTGCATCGACACGTGGCTTGCTTCTAGCCACACTTGTCCTCTCTGCCGATCAACAATCTGCGTGAACGAATCCGAGGAACTGGCAAAGCTCTCGTCTCTGTCTGCTTCCGGCGGAGATAGTTTCCGATTAGAGATTGGAAGTATCAGTCGCCGGAATAGTGCCGCCGCAGATTCTGGTAGTGTACCTAACTCTCGTAGGTCTTATTCTATTGGATCATTTGAGTACGTGGTGGAAGACGATTCTGAAGTGATGGTGGCGGGGTCCATTCACAGGCAAGGAGGTTCTGACAATAATCTTGGGCGGAAGGATATAAACGGTGTGGCTTCTCCGGCTGCGGTGAATGTGGCTGGGCCGGAGCCTCCAGGAGATCATGTAGCGGCGGAGGTTGCTAGTGGTGGGAGGTCGTGGTTGAAGGATTATGTGGATAGGTTGGCTTCATCGGCTTCGACGTCGTTTTCATCTCGGACTCAATCGTTTCGATATTCAGGTAGGATTTTCACCGGCAGTAGTCGCCGGAGCGATTTGTATACAGGGAGTGGTCGTCGGAGCGGTGATAATGCCGTTGCCGGTTTTGGGGAAGTCGGGAGTTGGGATTTGGAGGGAAATTGGGTGAGCGAAGAAATGGGGGGCTTCTTTCGGTGGCTGTCAGGGGTATGA